Proteins encoded in a region of the Diospyros lotus cultivar Yz01 chromosome 9, ASM1463336v1, whole genome shotgun sequence genome:
- the LOC127810070 gene encoding protein MEI2-like 4 isoform X1, translating to MPSKKMHPTGLSSSSFFSNEVGVPNERQIGFWRSETMHDQFGIKMDAVLGTAGRNSAASSPFSEKPISFESQMVKDQKVSFRNNVVGAQRAASHGSFQKPVGHDLGMRSNLSTEPESCFMTRDQHVMGTQYENGLFSSSLSELFSRKLRLTSNQALYGHSVGASAAQYEEEEPCESLEEIEAQTIGNLLPDDDDLLSGVTDGLDYVGQPNAGEDIEELDLFSNVGGMDLGEDSFPRGQRDSEFSGANPQLGESVGSFAAEHPSRTLFVRNINSNVEDSELQALFEQYGNIRTLYTACKHRGFVMISYYDIRAARSAMRELQNKPLRRRKLDIHFSIPKDNPSEKDINQGTLVIFNLDSSVSNEELHQIFGIYGEIKEISENPRRNHHKFIEFYDIRAAENARCALNRSDIAGKRIKLEPSCPGGARQWLLPLFPPETEQDESGAYLQQSISPSNSMTGFSGPLLHGGIASSGMDNGIVPGVHSTTRALVSSALENMSRHGISSSVPNGFSSLVRVESLGNQCSLPDSGQSQGQLKVDFQGIPTYPHSLPEYHDGLTNGVNSNSSGMTANIKARPSERIENWQFCRLSPNGRHPFELNDAVFGSPGNGSCPPAGHHYMWNSSPRPQPQGLMWPNSPTFVNGVHPPPRLHALPRAPSHMLNNLLPINNHHVGSAPSVNPSLWDRRHTYAGESPDASGFHPGSLGNVRISGNSPHHLEFISPNIFPHVSGNCMELSIPSNSVGLHSPHQRCLMFPGRGQMIPMMSSFDSPNERARSRRNEGGSNQVDNKKQFELDIERIMRGEDNRTTLMIKNIPNKYTSKMLLAAIDERHRGTYDFIYLPIDFKNKCNVGYAFINMTDPSLIIPFYQAFNGKKWEKFNSEKVASLAYARIQGKAALIAHFQNSSLMNEDKRCRPILFNTDGPNAGDQVPFPMGVNVRSRPSKTRAIASEDNHQESSANGEESDPSDLSLRPTKDSDCEQAVFLFDGTNLI from the exons ATGCCATCCAAAAAAATGCACCCAACTGGCTTGTCATCATCATCTTTCTTCTCCAACGAAGTAGGTGTTCCTAATGAG AGACAGATTGGGTTTTGGAGGTCAGAAACAATGCACGATCAATTTG GTATAAAGATGGATGCAGTATTGGGAACTGCAGGTAGAAATTCAGCTGCTTCGTCACCTTTTTCCGAGAAACCAATTTCATTTGAATCTCAAATGGTGAAGGACCAGAAAGTTAGCTTCAGAAACAATGTGGTGGGGGCCCAGAGAGCAGCCAGTCACGGCAGCTTTCAAAAGCCTGTTGGCCATGATCTGGGAATGAGATCTAATTTAAGTACAGAGCCAGAATCTTGTTTCATGACACGTGACCAACATGTTATGGGCACTCAGTATGAGAATGGTCTCTTCTCAAGCTCACTTTCAGAATTATTTAGCAGAAAGT TGAGATTAACATCAAATCAGGCTCTGTATGGGCATTCTGTTGGTGCTTCTGCTGCCCAGTATGAGGAAGAAGAACCTTGCGAATCACTTGAGGAAATTGAGGCACAAACTATTGGGAATCTCCTCCCTGATGATGATGACTTGCTTTCTGGGGTGACTGACGGGCTTGACTATGTGGGCCAACCCAATGCTGGAGAAGATATTGAAGAGTTGGACCTTTTCAGCAATGTTGGAGGGATGGACTTAGGAGAAGACAGCTTCCCTCGTGGACAGAGAGATTCTGAATTTTCTGGAGCAAATCCTCAGCTGGGGGAATCAGTTGGTTCATTTGCTGCAGAACATCCTTCTCGAACACTTTTTGTTCGAAATATAAATAGCAATGTTGAAGATTCTGAGTTACAGGCTCTCTTTGAG CAATATGGCAATATCCGTACACTTTATACAGCATGCAAGCATAGGGGCTTTGTAATGATATCATATTATGACATTAGAGCAGCCAGAAGTGCTATGAGAGAGCTTCAGAACAAACCATTGAGACGTAGGAAGCTTGACATACATTTCTCAATTCCGAAG GACAACCCTTCAGAGAAAGATATTAACCAAGGGACTCTTGTGATTTTTAACCTTGATTCTTCGGTTTCAAATGAGGAACTCCATCAAATTTTTGGCATCTATGGTGAAATTAAGGAG ATCAGCGAGAATCCACGCAGAAATCATCAcaaatttatagaattttatgATATTAGGGCTGCGGAGAATGCTCGTTGTGCATTGAACAGGAGTGATATTGCTGGGAAGCGGATTAAGCTCGAACCAAGCTGTCCTGGGGGTGCTAGACAGTG GTTGTTACCACTCTTTCCTCCAGAAACTGAACAAGATGAGTCTGGTGCATATCTTCAGCAAAGTATCTCACCCAGTAACTCAATGACAGGATTTTCTG GGCCACTTTTACATGGAGGAATCGCATCTTCTGGAATGGATAATGGAATTGTCCCAGGAGTACATTCTACGACTCGAGCCCTTGTTAGTTCAGCCCTGGAAAATATGTCCAGACATGGAATTTCATCTAGTGTTCCTAATGGGTTCTCTTCCCTGGTGAGAGTTGAATCACTTGGCAACCAATGCAGTCTCCCTGACTCTGGCCAATCACAGGGCCAGCTAAAAGTTGATTTCCAGGGAATTCCTACTTATCCTCATTCACTTCCAGAATATCATGATGGTTTAACTAACGGTGTTAACTCCAATTCTTCGGGCATGACTGCAAATATTAAAGCAAGGCCATCTGAAAGAATTGAGAACTGGCAGTTCTGTAGACTAAGCCCAAATGGCAGGCATCCATTTGAACTGAATGATGCTG TTTTTGGTTCTCCTGGAAATGGGAGCTGTCCACCTGCTGGACATCATTATATGTGGAATAGTTCACCTCGTCCTCAGCCTCAAGGCTTGATGTGGCCAAATTCTCCAACATTTGTAAATGGCGTTCATCCCCCTCCCAGGTTGCATGCACTTCCCAGAGCACCATCTCATATGCTGAACAATCTTTTACCCATAAATAATCACCACGTAGGATCAGCACCATCTGTTAATCCTTCTCTCTGGGACAGACGACATACCTATGCTGGGGAATCCCCTGATGCTTCTGGCTTTCATCCGGGTTCTCTTGGGAATGTGAGAATTTCTGGTAACTCACCCCATCATTTGGAATTTATTTCCCCAAACATCTTTCCACATGTCAGTGGAAACTGCATGGAACTGTCTATTCCCTCCAACAGTGTTGGATTGCACTCCCCCCATCAGAGGTGCCTGATGTTTCCTGGCCGAGGCCAAATGATTCCCATGATGAGCTCATTTGATTCTCCAAATGAACGGGCTAGAAGCCGTAGAAATGAAGGTGGTTCTAACCAGGTTGACAACAAGAAGCAATTTGAACTTGACATTGAGCGCATAATGCGAGGGGAAGACAACCGGACTACGCTTATGATAAAGAACATTCCTAACAA ATATACTTCAAAGATGCTGTTAGCTGCAATTGACGAACGCCATCGGGGAACTTATGACTTCATTTATCTACCCATTGATTTTAAG AATAAATGCAATGTTGGTTATGCATTCATCAATATGACTGATCCTTCCTTGATTATCCCATTCTACCAG GCATTTAATGGAAAGAAATGGGAGAAGTTTAACAGCGAAAAGGTTGCATCACTTGCTTATGCTCGCATACAGGGAAAAGCTGCACTAATTGCCCATTTCCAGAACTCTAGCTTGATGAATGAGGATAAACGATGCCGTCCTATCCTCTTCAACACCGATGGACCCAATGCAGGTGATCAG GTGCCCTTTCCTATGGGTGTCAATGTCCGATCTAGACCCAGCAAAACTCGAGCTATCGCCAGTGAGGATAACCATCAAGAAAGCTCAGCAAATGGGGAGGAATCTGACCCCAGCGATTTGTCTTTAAGGCCTACTAAAGATTCAGACTGTGAGCAAGCAGTTTTCCTTTTTGATGGCACTAACCTTATATAG